Genomic window (Syngnathus typhle isolate RoL2023-S1 ecotype Sweden linkage group LG4, RoL_Styp_1.0, whole genome shotgun sequence):
aaaaataaaattttttttttttttttttttttttgtacccatgtataatgcgcaccccggattttaggacaataaattagtaaaattttgcgcactatacacggaaaaaaacggtatatgaaaATGACATATACTTCCTTCTGTGTGCCTCTCAATGTCAAAAATTCCCattcatgttattttgtccTTTGTTGCTGCTAGCCCCTAACTTTGTAATGAAAAATATTTCTCGCTTAGAATGATGAGACAACcaataaattgtcacactgcaaTGTTGGATCAGCCATGTTGGTTGTTCCTTTGTGTGCATCCCACCTGGCGGACATTCATTGTGGTTCTCTTCATCAGAGTCAACAAAGACTTCAGCCAGCTCCTGGTCCGACATGTCGGTCAGCTCGGTCAGATCTAGGAGATCAAAATGGACTTCCAAAGAGGACACGCTGCTCAGGGGTTCTAGAGAATGACAAAGAAAAGGTAAACAGCACATTTTTTAAAACTGGTGTCGTTCCAATCTTAACTCTCGTAATGGACTTTGAGAGCAGATACAATATTGCAATGCTGAGCTTTGATCAGTCCAGAGCTTTTCAGCCCAGACTTGAGAATGTAAAGTAGTGACGGCAACAACGAGGAAGATAACGTGTGGAgatgaaacaaaaatgaaagggAGAGGAATGCCGGAGAAACCAAAGGAGTCAATGATGAAAATAATGGAACTGCAATCATTTTTTTCTCAGCCGCCTTCTTTTGTGCAGCGCttggttgtctttttttttttttcttagccttcccatctttctctctctcccctctTCCCCTTAAATAATTTATGACATGGCTTTTTCTTCCAGACGGAAAAACAACCTctttgtgtgtccgtgtgtgtatgtgcgaaCTGACATACATTAGCCCACAAATAGATGATGTAAAACTGAAGTAGCCTTCAGTCAAATGGATGTGTGCCCACTCTACACGTTTCACACGTTTCCACTCCAGTATCGCCAGTGTGCCTTTAATCCCACATTATATTCAATTATCAATGCGCTATTAATTCTGgaaaacaattattttcaagTTCATGAGCGCGGCACAAGTAAAGTTTTGGTTCCGTTTGAATTACGCACGCACGGTGAGTTGTGCTGCCAGGTGGCAAGGCCAGTGGGTCACAGGCATTAGCCTCAGGATGAGCTGTCACAGTGAAAAATGCTTTTGTTGGTGAAGCAGATAAAAGCTGCCTTGTCACATGTTGCCCCAGTATTCAGTGCGGTGTTGCACTGATGCACAATGAGGCCCCTTCAGCATTTTGGCCTGTACTGCAGCCATCTTCAAGAATGCGGGACCGGAATACTTAAACAGGGCTGTAATCATGAAAAGGCTTTTAAGGACCGTTTGATGAATGGTTACTTTATGGCTTCGAAATAGGTTTTAAATCTGTATTATAGCAGGGATGCACCTTAGTGATGGTTCTTGTAAATATTCAAAATATGTCTCTGCTTACGTCTCTTCTCCGAGATGTGCAGCAGGCTGGCGGTGTGTCCTCTCCAGccgccctcctcttcttcctcctcttcctcctcctcctcctcctcgcctaCAGTGTGCTGCTGGAAGTGCTCCTGAGAGAGGTTGCCTGAGCTGGAGGGCTTTAGCAGCTTCTTTGTACCTTTACTGGGCTCTAATGGGGGACAAGCAGGGGGAGTGGGTCACGTTTTTAATGTGGCTTGGGAATGCACTTTAACGGATTTGTCAGGTGATTTGTATGTTGTTATTCAATCAATTCCCTAATAGAGCAATAATAGGGTTCAATTTTTGCACTGTGCATCATAACTCATGACTCAGCACAATTCCATCAATTAAATCATCACAATGAAAAGTGAACAACTGAAGAGCTTTGTTTTGCTATTGAGAATGGAGATTTCACTATCCAAACTCAAAGCTCTCATGGCTGCTTTTAGGGTCAGTACAGCTTTTTCAGCCCAGTGTTGGCGGAGTAGGATACTCGTAacgtgatttttgtttttgtttttctggtaGTGCCTGACTCTTTAGTGTCATGGTCGGTGTCAAATTACTGCAATAACCTACTTGTGTACGCTTTGTACACCAAGGCTAATCGAAATTGTCCAGGGTAAATATTTGTACCTTTTCAGGGCCAAAAGATAGTATGTTCCCAAGCTCTACCTGTCAAGTATTTAGGGCAGTGGCTCTCGGATTCTTTTGGATAAAGCGGCACTTCAACAAATACTTAGCGCTCTGATTAACACCATAGTAGGTTATAGAGTATATTGAGATTAAATGCATGTCGGGAATTTGCAAGAAAGACATTACGTATATGCATAATTGTGTAGGAAGCTGACATCACACCACCTGCTGTATCTGCTTCTCAAGATAGAGGAAAGCAGCTTGTGAGGCTTTGCTGTCAGGacagttttttgtgtgtgattcAGACTGACAGATGGTGAGGGATGAGAAAATGAGGAAGGCAACGAGAATGATATGCTGTATTCTTGCCAAAACCTGAGCAAAGTGTCTCCGCACAGCAAATCAATATATGTCTCACAGTTAATATGCTCTAGTTAATTTATGTAATAAACGGATTCAAAACCATCACTCATCATTCATGAGGTACGCTTGAGCATTATAATAAAAACTGCACTCTTTCGTACTGAAAGGTGAGTCACATACTTGACTGCAAATCGGACCGATTGGTCTGTAAGTTAACAGTTGCTGTGTGCCCCACTGCTGTCACGGTGGAGCTACTTGGGATTTGCTCTTGGATGGAtcgatattttttaatattgaaTTTAATCTACATAAATGAACATTTCATTATCAAGTGCCAACAAGAATGCAATATTAAGTAGAGGAATATCTTGGCTAGCTGATTTCAGTTTTATGCTGACAAAACAAATCAGACTTGTTTCATGCAAATAtagtcaaaagtcaaaaagcATTTTGAGACTTTTACGTAATAAAAACTTGGGAGTTGAAGCTAGCACACATTATtccatttttttgcttttacttaCGTTCTCcaataaatttttattttaattacttTGTTCACTTTTGTGGTGTACGGGTTATAGGCCATATTATTTGCAGAacatgttttgaaatgatttatcttgCGGTCCAATTGTTTTGCATGACCAAACCTTAGTATTTCAACAGggctgtgtagactttttagatCCTCTGCGCGATTCAGTACGATGACCTCCAAATTGTCTTAGCATGAAAGTTGAGGCGACTATATTTTCCACAGAATCGACAATGCAATGCAGAACGAGGGGAGTATTGTGAGGCTTCCCCACAACGGGCTTCCCCggatggccttcacacaatgCATCCACTATTGTGCAGCAATTTGTCTCTCATCAGTACACTTTCTGCATGGCTGACCTACGGTGAGTAAGCGTGAAAGAGGCCCTCTAATTCTGCAATGAGCATGCAACTTCAGTGGAACCTCCATGGCACGATGAAGACAATGATCACATGTGTTGGCCCGCTGCTGCCCTACATGTGAACTAACTCTTGAAAAGGGGAGGCAAGCATGTGCCATTTACCGGTTGTATGTTCAAAATGGACACAAAAGCACTCAATTCAATGTAAAGAAGAAGCAGAATTGCGTTCTTACCTGGGCTGTGAGCCCCTCCCTGTGCCTCCATGCGGCTCAACCAAGTGAGTCCTGTTGTTCACCACGCCAGCATCCGACAGCAGAGGAGATAAGCAGGGAGGGAAGGGAGAGGCaagtcactgtgtgtgtgtgtgtgtgtgtgagagagggagaggggggcAAGGGAGAGGGAGCAGAGGGTGGGTGGTTTTAACCCAAGCAAAATCACAGCTCCCTGTAGACCCGTCTCTTTATTTTGGTATTATGTTTCCAGATTTCCCAAACAGGTGTAGCTGGACTCTCGGCCCGATCAGAGCCCCAGACAATGGGTCCACCGCAGAGAGAAGAAGTGGGGGTCCGGGAACTGCCCCATCGCTGCAAATTCCTAAATGCACGGATTTATACGCACGGCATTGTGAGGCTGTGCTTGACATGTATAGAATCCACTGAGATCCAGAGAAAGGGGCAGGGAGGGTGCAGCTTGGCTCCCTGCCCAGACAGGGAGAGGGAGGCTTGGGGGGGTCAGGGAGGGGCCCGGTGTATGGATGACTATGAATGTGCTTGTAAGAGGGATACACATAGTTTCACGTGAGACAAAAAAATGCAATCGCAGCTATGTCAAATATGAATATTGAAGTTGCTACACGTGGCAGAAGCGTGGGATATAAATAACAAACCTGGCTAGTGACAATCATCAGTTATTTGCTTTCAATGATTTAAATTGAAACATGTTTTATCATTCTAGGGTGAATATGTGAATACATAACACACTGCCCTTTATAATTTGACGTAGCGCCTCAATGCCACACCTTCGTCGAACAAATAAAGCTCCGAGGGAAATTATTGGTGTAGGTTTCCCTCTAGTGTccaaaacgtcaacttgcaggTTGTCGCCTAAAAATGACCATTCGTGGTGGGTTATGATTTTGATGCTCATTTGTTTGACTTAATGCGTTAAATTGGTGAAGTGTTTTTGCGGCAACGCCAATTTAAATCTAACTTGTATATTACCAGCAGTATTGCAGTATTTCGTCATTTGGTAGAGTAACGAaagcaaacatttatttttactatCCACAATCTTCTTAAAGTGCACGCAACTACATTCACTATGATGTCTGACCTCACATGTGCGCTATAATGCCTCTATTAAACACCATGATTGtgaactttattattattagttagGCCACTGTGACGATTTTCGCCTTTGGTTGTTTGACCCTCCCGTGTCGCCGTAGTGAGCATAAACATTTTCCAGCAGCTGTTGCCGTCTTTTTACTTTACTTGCAGATCTCACGAGTAAGCGCTTACTTAAACCAAAAGTCAAAAGGATCCATTTTCTGCAGCACATAACATCATGGAACCTCTCATAAAAATCAACCCAGGTAGGTTCAATGTAAAATGAAACTCGACGCATCGCTGTCGTAATCTGTTAGCAAATGCTGCTATGTAGTCCGCTACTTCGGTTTTCTCGCCAGGAGCAACAAAATGGGATATTCGTCAAAGGATTTGGGACTACATCGAAGACAAAAACCTGGCTAACTTCCCCAGGCCCGTTCACCACAGAATCCCGAATTTTAAGGCAAGCTGAAAATTAAAACCAAATCCACGTTATGGGTTTAAGAACCAACACGTTGCTCGTAAACGTATTGCCATTTCCTGCTGGATTGGCTACCGAATTGTatcatatagttttttttttttgctaatgaCACCTTTTGCATCTGATCAACTCAGCAGCGTATTTGTCCCGTCTTTGTATTTACTGGCCAGGGTGCGGTTCAAGCATGCGACAGGCTCACAGTCCTGCAGGAATTCAAGTCCAGCCAGACAATCAAAATAAATCCAGACAGACCTCAACAGCATGCTCGCTTTGTCACACTGGAAGTAAGTTGCCCTTTTTCAGAAATCTACACTATACTTTGCTGTTTTCCTCCCAGGGGGCTTTCACTGCCTGCCCTAAGGTGTCTGAGCTGGAAGTGTTTACCCAGGCAACTGAGGTCAAGGTGGATCCCGATAAACCTCTCGAGGGGGCTCGACTAGAAGTGCTACAGGTGCACACACATGCCAAGAGGCAGAAATGACTACCATAGGGTTTTTAGGGAACGAACATTAATTATGCATTCATTCCTATGATGTTAACCTCAGATATGCTCACATTTAGAATAATACCTTTGAATCTTTCAATGTTCTCATTCATTCAAGGTCATTTTATTGTCAGGGCATTGAATCAATCACAACTGGATTGTTGTGGTTCTCTTAGATTTTGCGGCCGATCATCTGAGCAGGTTTCATGCAACAATAATTACGACAGCACTAGCCTGAGTtaaagtagaaaaacaaaaaagagagagggagctctactgacttttttttgttataCATTTATATCACAACTGAGTGGAATATTCCCTGAGAGCGTTTGTTCTTATTCTGTCATATTCTTCCCTTGTTGTAACTTCCTTTGGAATATGTTTCGCTAAGAAGACAAAACAAGCAGAAGATTTGCTTATTTAAAACATCCGACAGCAAGAAAACCAAATATTATATCAAATAGATTTCCTTACGATAACAATTCAGCAATAGTCTGTTGCATTGTAATGCTTTCTGAACCTTGTGGCATgtaacgttttctttttttattttttatattttttatcttGTCTTACAGGCACACAAAACTTTATTGGTGCCAACTCCTCGTCTTCGCTCTGGCCTTTTTAACAAGATAGTTCCTCCGCAGGGGGCCAGCAAAGAACAGCTGCGTATATGCTCCACCTCTCAGGTTTGAGTTTCATCGGTTTTATTTTCACCCATTCACTTCATGATAACTGAAGCGTTTCCCACCCAAAGGGCGTGAAAGAATTTAGCGTGCCAATCGATCTGGATGCCAAAGTCAAGGTTGACCTTGTGGTCGTTGGTTCTGTGGCTGTGTCAGAGAAAGGTGAgcaactattttatttattacggTGTTTTCTAATTGCAGTGTAAAATGAGCAAGGATGGTTCCCTCAGGAAGTATCAAGCCGATATGCTTTGCTATGTACTTCCGGAAGCGAGGCTGACCCAAATGCACAAACTGTTGGGGTAATTTAGCTGTGTATCCGGTTATGCAAAATTGCTTTTAAagtcttcatctgccttttccAGGTTTTCGCATTGGAAAAGGAGAAGGCTTTGCTGACTTGGAGTATGCAATGATGGCCTCAATGGGAGCTGTGGATGAGTCCATTGTGGTGGTCACTGTCGTCCACGACTGTCAAGTTAGTTTCCtttattcttgaaaaaaaaaaaggtaaatgtTCAGTCATATAAGCATGGTTTTTGTCCTGTTATAGAGTTACCATAATCACAAGCACAAGAAACTGAAGGGGTACCTAATGATTTGACACAATGTCATGCAAGTTCCATAAAAGCCTTCGCCCCTGTTTGTTTAATTGGAACAAAATATGTGAATGAATTCTAAACTCAGATTTGGCACTTCAGGTGGTGGACATTCCCGAAGAACTCATGGAAAGACATGATTTGTCTGTGGACTACATACTCACACCAAGCAGAGTCATTAAAACAAACTGCCTGTCTCCGAAGCCCGAAGGAATCATTTGGACTAAGGTAAAGTGAAAATTGTCCTTAATCTcatttttttgccaatttgaaTTTCTGCAGACTTCTCTAATATTGAAGTGGAACAGCAGTACCAATTTACACAAGTTCTAGGCAATAATAGTTATGAACGAAAGGGAAACATATCCAGCACAGATTAAAATGGGAATTCTTTAAGCAGCTACCAGAGATTGAGCAATTTAATTTCAAAGCAATTATTATTCAATGCTATGGATGAATGTTCTCTATGTAGCTCGGTAGCACGTTGTCTTGAGACTCATTTATTTCTGGAGCAACACTTCTCTCTGGCAGGTTTATTGTTTCCCTGCATCTTGTTAAAAAGCTTATTGTAAAACAATAAGCCGATTAAAAACAGGAAAAAATAGAGTGCACAAAAATGGAAGCAAACTAGCAAAAATAATCACCAAACAAAAAGGTTGGTGATTGTCAAGAGGGCAGGGGGAGCGATCCACCAGTTCAGCTTTGTACTTAAGACTGCAAATGCGCTTTTTCGTCTGTAGATGGCAATGTTGTCCACAGTATTAAATGAGTGAAGCCACTGGTTTCTCATCGTGTACagttttaaaaacacattttttaatgtcacCTCCCTAAAACAAAATTGTGTTATGTTTCTCACTTGTTTCACACTGTACACTTTGCCTCACCTGGCAAGCCTGCTGGGGAATTGCATCAACCGCATTGGTGGTTGAGAGGAAGGCAGGGAGGGGAATGACATTCAAGCGAGAGGTCTTATGTCGTCGCCCAGTACAACTGACAGAAAATTGTGGCCCCCCTCTTTTATTTAGCATGCCCTTCCAGAATTCGTCTCACATTAGACACGATCGCAACATTTTGTCTGAAATAAAATGTGTGCAAACCTCTGCACTCCTCAAGAAACTTGTAAGTAAACAGGACCCGCTGACCTGACTGGCAGGAAGGCCACGTGTGATCATCAAAGCGTCGTGTGCAGGGATCCGCAGAGGCaggggttgtgtgtgtgtgtttgtgtgggggGCGCAAGGGTGTTGTCAGGTCAAACAGGCCACTGTAAAAACAATAGCCTCGTAGATTCTCGTCTGGACAGGTCAGCATCAAAGGCTGCCAAAAACGCGCTACAAGATGCAACAAATCAAAAAAGCTGTCTTATTCTTTACTGCTTGGGAAGTGAAATGTCCTACTGCTATAAATGGACACACAACTGTTCTGGATTGTCTGTATTATGAGCAAAAATACTTCAGTAATTTCCTCTGCCGGTGGCTACGTGGCTACCTTATGAGCAGTAGAAGCTAGCTAGTAGAAGTTTAATGTTGCATGttcaactagaattttgcaatttctggagaaattgcgtgtgaaggcgaaatgtatgaataacttcttcggggaatgctgccgaacgatgttgaaacgtgttgaattacttgagaaatgtagaatatttggagaatttgtggcgaatttcaaaataaaagatgtgaagtttttggtaagtgggaagttgtggaataggtcgaaaaatgatgaacagttgaaagttggaatgggttgaatcggttgaaaaatgtagaaatgagaagggaaaaaggaattgggtgtgaatttcaaaataaaagatgtgaaggttttgggaagttgtggaataggtcgaaaaatgatgaacagttgaaagttggaatgggttgaatcggttgaaaaatgtagaaatgagaagggaaaagggaattgggtgtgaatttcaaaataaaagatgtgaagtttttgaggagtgggaagttgtggaataggtagaaaaatgatgaacagttggaatgggttgaatcggttgaaaaatgtagaaatgagaagggaaaagggaattgggtgtgaatttcaaaataaaagatgtgaagtttttggtaagtgggaagttgtggaataggtagaaaaatgatgaacagttgagagttggaatgggttgaatcggttgaaaaatgtagaaatgagaagggaaaagggaattgagtgtgaatttcaaaataaaagatgtgaagtttttggtaagtgggaagttgtggaataggtagacaaatgatgaactgttgaaagttggaatgggttgaatcggttgaaaaatgtagaaatgagaagggaaaagggaattgggtgtgaatttcaaaataaaagatgtgaagtttttggtaagtgggaagttgtggaataggtagaaaaatgatgaacagttgaaagttggaatgggttgaatcggttgaaaaatgtagaaatgagaagggaaaaaggaattgggtgtgaatttcaaaataaaagatgtgaaggttttgggaagttgtggaataggtcgaaaaatgatgaacagttgaaagttggaatgggttgaatcggttgaaaaatgtagaaatgagaagggaaaagggaattgggtgtgaatttcaaaataaaagatgtgaagtttttggtaagtgggaagttgtggaataggtagaaaaatgatgaacagttgaaagttggaatgggttgaatcggttgaaaaatgtagaaatgagaagggaaaagggaattgggtgtgaatttcaaaataaaagatgtgaagtttttggtaagtgggaagttgtggaataggtagaaaaatgatgaacagttgaaagttggaatgggttgaatcggttgaaaaatgtagaaaggagaagggaaaagggaattgagtgtgaatttcaaaataaaagatgtgaagtttttgggaagttgtggaataggtagaaaaatgatgaacagtagaaagttggaatgggttgaatcggttgaaaaatgtagaaatgagaagggaaaagggaattgggtgtgaatttcaaaataaaagatgtgaagtttttggtaagtgggaagttgtggaataggtagaaaaatgatgaacagttgaaagttggaatgggttgaatcggttgaaaaatgtagaaatgagaagggaaaaaggaattgggtgtgaatttcaaaataaaagatgtgaagtatttgggaagttgtggaataggtagaaaaatgatgaacagttcaaagttggaatgggttgaatcggttgaaaaatgtagaaattagagtacaaaaacggaatttgagagaattttggttgaatttcaaaataaaagatgtgaagtttttggtaagtgggaagttgtggaataggtagaaaaatgatgaacagttgaaagttggaatgggttgaatcggttgaaaaatgtagaaattagagtagaaaaacggaatttaagagaattttagttgaatttcaaaataaaagatgtgaagtttttggtaagtggaacgttgtggaataggtaggcaaaagatgaacagttgaaagttggaacgagttgaatcggttgaaaaatgtagaagttagaggtgaaaaacgaaattttgtgaaaatttgtcggaatttataacgtgaaaacgtgaaattttcgaatttgggaattttgggaatatcgagaatccttccgaatgtgattagaatgtgctgaatgatgtgaatttcaaattggaacgacgtaaatgtgaaatgtcgaatgtgccattaagaatgaatggggaaaaatttgtcggaatttggggaattttgcggaatcggaaaatattcggaatgagaaaaatggaagccaccctttcctgaatatttggaatacgtgaaaagtggaatggagtgaatcggatgaattatgtggacgatgaaacgggacaaaaaagtgaggagaataaaatataataataactagaattttgcaatttctggagaaattgcgtgtgaaggcgaaatgtatgaataactttttcggggaatgctgccgaacgatgttgaaacgtgttgaattacttgagaaatgtagaatatttggagaatttgtggtgaatttcaaaattgaaagtttggaatatttggtaagtgggaagttgtggaataggtaggcaaaagatgaacagctgaaagttggaatgggttgaatcggttgaaaaatgtagaaattagtgtagaaaaacgaaattttggagaatttggttgaatttcgaatttggaatttttggtaagtgggaagttgtagaataggtagatgtacagttgaaagttggaacgggttgaatcagttaaaaaatgtagaagttagagcaaatgttgaatccccatagagaatgaatgggtaaataaaaaaaagcaattgcgccaaaatctttctaaatttggaacaaaacaaaaaaacggcctcaggaggttcacttttggggtaaaaatgttgaaacgggttaaatcagacaaaaaacgaaaaagttagcgcaaatgtagctatttgggccactcagtgttaaaatatagtcacttccggtttgattcaggtcacttccggtctagtttgggtcacttccggtttatttgggtcacttccggtttaaaacaggtcacttccggttcagctgaggtcacttccggtttatttggggtcatttccggtctaaaaaggtcacttccggttcatttggggtcacttccggtttgatttggggtcacttccggtttaccagaggtcacttccggtctatttggggtcacttccggtctatttggggtcacttccggtttatttgggtcacttccggtttaatttgggtcacttccggttcgtctgaggtcacttccggtttattaggggtcatttccggtctaaaaaggtcacttccggtacatttggggtcacttccggtttgatttggggtcacttccggtttacctgaggtcacttccggtctatttggggtcactttcggtttgatttggggcacttccggttcattctgggttcattggtggcacttcagggtcatccaagatggccgccacactggaattgggggtcaagggttgaattgtgtaagcatagtggaagtgggggtgaatgggagtgaatgtggtaagcataagatgaataaagggaataaatgtggaatgggttgaatcggtcgaaaaatgtagaaattagagtggaaaaacgaaattttgg
Coding sequences:
- the dbndd1 gene encoding dysbindin domain-containing protein 1, translated to MEAQGGAHSPEPSKGTKKLLKPSSSGNLSQEHFQQHTVGEEEEEEEEEEEEEGGWRGHTASLLHISEKRQPLSSVSSLEVHFDLLDLTELTDMSDQELAEVFVDSDEENHNECPPGSQQAVLGKGGYMRSPSWTRCSKVEFPRERKHHSDSDTTVEPLMKLERPKQP